The sequence AGCGGGCAAATCGAACCGGGAAATGGAGCATTTCATGAATGCGGTCACAGAGGAGACCTGCGCGAACTGCATCCGCCGCTCCCACTGCTGGGATTCAAAGTTCTATCAGACGTACAAGTATATGACCGACATGATGACCGCCGTCGAGGAGAATCCGGACATTCGGGCGTCGAGGCTGCCTGCGGAATGGGCCCGGATCTGCGGCAAGACGGACGAAGTGCTCGAAGTCATGCGCAGCCAATATTATCTTTACGAGCATGATATGCGCTGGAAACGGCAAATATACGACAGCCGCAAATTTGTGGCCGAGCAGCTTTCCGGAGTATCGCAGGTCATGGAGGATCTGGCGCGGGAAATCAAGCGGGAAGGGCAAGCGCTCTACCGTCAGGAAGCGCAAATTCGCGAAGCGCTGGAGAAGCTCGGCCTCTCCATCCACAGCATCGATATTGTCAGCCTCGATCCGGGCCGTGTGGAAATCGAAGTCGTTCACGCCTACAACCGTGGCTTTGACGAATCCCGCAAAATGATTGCCCCGCTGCTGTCCGACATATTGGAAGAAAATATTTCGGTGAAGAGCGAGACGGCAATGCACAGCCGTGATGGACTGTCGACGGTTGTCTTCGGCTCGGCGAAGGCTTACGAAATCAGCACAGGCATATCCGGCGCGGCCAAAGGCGGGAATATGATGTCGGGAGACAGCTTCAGTACGGCAGAGCTGGGCAACGGAACGTTCGCGGTCTCGATCAGCGACGGAATGGGCAACGGGGAGCGGGCCCGGATGGAGAGCAGCGCCGCGCTTGGCATGCTGGAGAAGCTGCTGCAATCCGGCATGGACGAGAAGCTGGCGGTGAAGTCCGTGAATTCGATTTTGCTGCTCCGCTCGCCTGAGGAATTTTACGCTACCGTGGACATGGCGCTGATTGACCAATATTCGGCGCAGACCACCTTTATGAAGATTGCCTCAGCGCCCAGCTTTATCAAGCGGGGAAGCGAGGTCATCCCGATTACGGCAAGCAATCTGCCAATCGGCATCATTCAGGATATCGAGGTAGAATTCGTAACGATGCAGCTGCAAGCGGGCGATATTCTAATTATGATGACCGATGGTATTTACGATGCGCCCGGCTATGCCGTCAACAAGGAAATATGGATGAAACGAATGATCCAGGAGCTGGAAACCAGCGATCCGCAGGAGATTGCCGACAGTCTCTTGGAGAAGGTTATCCGCTACCAAGGCAATGAGATTCATGACGACATGACCATTGTGGTCAGCCGTGTCGATCACTTCCAGCCGGAATGGTCCACGCTGCATGTGCCGGGACTCTCGCGGATGGAACGTCCGCGCACCGTTAGCTAAGCACCATTTTTCCTATATTCTTTGGCTTCCGCCACGTTTGGAATCTCTCAATCCGGATCATACTAGCTAGGGAAGAGAGAATTCATTTACGAGGCGGGAGGAAGAAAGATGAAGCAAATTTTACTCATAACGGACGGATGCTCCAATGTAGGAGAAAGCCCGGTAATGGCGGCGGCGCATGCCCGTCAGGACGGGATAACGGTGAATGTGATCGGGGTCGTCGATTATGGAACGATCGGCGAGCTGGGGAGCAGGGAGATCGATGATATTGCCAAAGCGGGCGGCGGACTCAGCCGGATCGTCGGTACGCCGCAGCTGGCCCAGACCATGCAGATGATGACCCGCAAGACGGTGGTTCAGACGATTCAGCAGGCGGTTAATAAGGAGGTGAAAAAAATACTGGGCGAAGGCTCTCTGGAGGACCTGCCTCCGGCCAAACGCTCGCAAGTCGTTACGGTGGTGGATGAGCTCAGCGAGACGGCGCCGCTGCGGCTGGCGCTTCTAATCGACGCCAGCGCAAGCATGAAGCCGAAGCTCGCAGCGGTGGAGGATGCGATCCGCGATCTGGCGCTCAGCCTTGAAGCGCGGGAGGGCGTTAGCGAAATTTCCGTATTCCATTTTCCGGGCTCTACCAGCGAGGCGGCTGTGCTCGATATGGATTGGAGCAGCAATGTGTCGGACATCCGTAAGCTGTTCGGCAAAATCCGCATGAAGGGGGCGACGCCGACAGGCCCGGCGATTTTCAAGGTGCTTGAACATTTCGGGTATGATACACTAGATGAACATCAAGGCCGCCTGGCGGCTCATTCAGATGAAGGAGAAGGGATGCCTGGTGGGTACGTTGTC is a genomic window of Paenibacillus durus ATCC 35681 containing:
- the spoIIE gene encoding stage II sporulation protein E, translating into MMGKSNVVNFPEWTRVEDGAEEEKAPWGERFKAWGKRQRILRMLDTRKWVLLLSCMGFLLGRAMILDELSPFAAAFFAIIVFMRKDCTLPVGAAILAGSLYTPFPGALIIMAELIVFILLYKGMEAFQRVDLAYAPVMVFVSSFMVGLFQTIIGPTLSWYPLMMTTLNALLSFVLTLVFLQALPVLAYKQKSRVLRNEEILCLIIMLASIMTGLVGWKAGGLSLEHILSRYLILLFAMAGGAPLGAAVGVVSGLILSLADIGAIYQMSLLAFSGMLAGMLQGGRKGAVALGMLLGSSILSVYFSGPGDMMTSTWETCAAVVMFLATPRGIIKAIAKYVPGTTDHSRTQHEYARRVRDITADRVTQFSQVFRQLSTSFGQIPSAGEAGKSNREMEHFMNAVTEETCANCIRRSHCWDSKFYQTYKYMTDMMTAVEENPDIRASRLPAEWARICGKTDEVLEVMRSQYYLYEHDMRWKRQIYDSRKFVAEQLSGVSQVMEDLAREIKREGQALYRQEAQIREALEKLGLSIHSIDIVSLDPGRVEIEVVHAYNRGFDESRKMIAPLLSDILEENISVKSETAMHSRDGLSTVVFGSAKAYEISTGISGAAKGGNMMSGDSFSTAELGNGTFAVSISDGMGNGERARMESSAALGMLEKLLQSGMDEKLAVKSVNSILLLRSPEEFYATVDMALIDQYSAQTTFMKIASAPSFIKRGSEVIPITASNLPIGIIQDIEVEFVTMQLQAGDILIMMTDGIYDAPGYAVNKEIWMKRMIQELETSDPQEIADSLLEKVIRYQGNEIHDDMTIVVSRVDHFQPEWSTLHVPGLSRMERPRTVS
- a CDS encoding vWA domain-containing protein, coding for MKQILLITDGCSNVGESPVMAAAHARQDGITVNVIGVVDYGTIGELGSREIDDIAKAGGGLSRIVGTPQLAQTMQMMTRKTVVQTIQQAVNKEVKKILGEGSLEDLPPAKRSQVVTVVDELSETAPLRLALLIDASASMKPKLAAVEDAIRDLALSLEAREGVSEISVFHFPGSTSEAAVLDMDWSSNVSDIRKLFGKIRMKGATPTGPAIFKVLEHFGYDTLDEHQGRLAAHSDEGEGMPGGYVV